In Chrysoperla carnea chromosome 2, inChrCarn1.1, whole genome shotgun sequence, the following proteins share a genomic window:
- the LOC123292154 gene encoding UDP-glucosyltransferase 2-like, with protein sequence MLLLKSLTILIIFWLKSVNSANILFISPTASYSHSVVYFPIIRELSLRGHKVLTIIPDLINDPELTNLTEIDIHDEAYTTVRAHLPVIIKQMVNNDGRAIDETRWYQNYSYDATEVLFQNPDVQHLIRHPELYHFDVVITEWYTYQASTAFADLYKCPLIGISSYSLFLSGLDSIGSPTHSTYVPNSWDLYVNPRSFWDRFKSFLNAIEYRYDFKNNYYPRQVYLAKKYFGNNVTDIEEIEKRVSLVLTNTNPIIHGSYPKAANLIQFGGIHEQVYKPLPKDLEQFLDNAKAGFIYFSLGSNIKSALLGEKNINTILNVFKTLPYRVLWKFESDNLPGKPNNVFISKWVPQRAVLEHENIRLFITQGGLQSAEEAISAQVPLIIIPFFADQSQNAGRFEELGIGKRLLRTDITEITLANTINEIINNSSYKKAIIEVSNTLWDQDTDPLDRAVWWIEYVIRHKGAKYLRNPALDAPWYQVQLWDIYLFIFSIFMLLCGSVYYVNRQLYFYIQTACTKTSKFQKLKST encoded by the exons atgttattactaAAATCATTAACGATCTTAATAATTTTCTGGCTAAAATCTGTGAATAGTGCAAATATTCTCTTTATATCACCAACGGCATCGTACAGTCATAGTGTGgtttattttccaataattcgTGAGCTTTCATTACGTGGCCATAAAGTCTTAACCATAATACCGGACTTAATTAATGATCCcgaattaacaaatttaaccGAAATCGATATTCATGATGAAGCATATACGACAGTACGAGCGCATTTACCAGTGATTATCAAGCAAATGGTTAATAATGATGGACGAGCTATTGATGAAACACGATGGTATCAGAATTATTCGTATGATGCTACAGaagtattatttcaaaatcCCGATGTTCAACATTTAATTCGACATCCAGAACTGTATCATTTTGATGTTGTCATAACGGAATGGTACACATATCAAGCGAGTACAGCTTTTGCGGATCTATATAAATGTCCATTGATTGGTATCTCATCATATTCGTTATTTTTATCGGGATTGGATTCAATTGGGAGTCCAACACATTCCACATATGTACCAAATTCATGGGATCTATATGTGAATCCTCGATCGTTCTGGGATCGttttaaaagtttcttaaaTGCAATTGAATATCGATatgattttaagaataattattatccACGTCAAGTGTATTTGGCGAAGAAATATTTTGGTAATAATGTTACAGATATCGAAGAGATTGAGAAACGTGTTAGTTTGGTGTTAACAAATACGAATCCAATAATACATGGATCCTATCCAAAAGCGGcgaatttaattcaatttggtGGAATACATGAGCAAGTTTATAAGCCGTTACCAAAG gattTAGAACAATTTTTGGATAATGCCAAAGCTGGATTTATATACTTCAGTCTTGGGTCAAATATCAAAAGTGCTTTATTAggcgaaaaaaatattaatacgatACTCAACGTATTTAAAACACTTCCATATAGAGTGTTATGGAAATTTGAATCGGACAATTTACCTGGCAAACCGAATAATGTATTCATTTCCAAGTGGGTTCCACAACGTGCTGTCTTag agCATGAAAATATACGGTTGTTCATAACTCAAGGTGGTCTACAATCGGCTGAAGAAGCTATCAGTGCCCAAGTaccattaataattataccattttTTGCGGATCAAAGTCAAAATGCTGGTCGTTTCGAAGAACTTGGTATTGGAAAACGTTTATTACGTACAGACATTACGGAAATTACCTTGGCAAATACGATcaatgaaattataaacaatagcAG ttatAAAAAAGCTATTATCGAAGTATCAAATACATTATGGGATCAAGACACTGATCCATTGGATCGTGCCGTATGGTGGATTGAATATGTAATACGACATAAAGGTGCTAAATATTTACGGAATCCAGCATTAGACGCTCCATGGTATCAAGTTCAATTAtgggatatttatttatttatttttagtatttttatgttGTTATGTGGCTCTGTATATTATGTGAATcgacaattatatttttatattcaaactgCATGTACAAAAACttctaaatttcaaaaacttaaaagtaCTTGA
- the LOC123294220 gene encoding UDP-glycosyltransferase UGT4-like — translation MDLNIKFIFILLTISKVVNSANILFLSPTPSYSHSVVYFPIIRELSLRGHKVVSIIPDLIEDPKLINLTEIDIHDEAYKVAEQVMVGLDGLLNDWSFDPYEWYHDFSYKIIDGYFQFPEVQELIQHPEKYHFDLVITEWITYQSVIAFADLFKCPLIGISSYTIFLHGHDAIGNPTHPIYQPNAWDQFRDPSSLLDRVLSVYTTIKARLYYNHFVLPKQNYLVQKNFGKLVNRSIEEMEHDVSLVLTNTNPILHGAYPKVANLIEFGGIHMQKFVPLEKELQLFLEDAENGFIYFSLGSNIKSFHLGDNIINTIINVFKKLPYKVIWKLELRNLTEKMLFANQKNIYVSKWLPQRAILEHPKIKLFIMQGGLQSTEEALRGPNRVPLIIIPFLSDQNINAGRFEQLGLGKRLLRSEITEEHLEKTIHEVINNTRYKECIAEIANTLWDQPTKPLDRVIWWIEYVIRHKGAKYLRNPALNATWSEANLLDVYLFIFSILVFGIVILYLITKRLIAFSKSKISLRSKKKV, via the exons ATGGatctaaatatcaaatttattttcattttattaacgaTATCGAAAGTTGTGAATAgtgcaaatatattatttttatcaccaACACCTTCGTACAGTCACAGTGTTGTTTACTTTCCAATAATACGTGAATTATCATTACGTGGCCATAAAGTTGTATCAATTATACCGGATTTAATCGAAgatccaaaattaataaatttaacagaaATCGATATCCATGACGAAGCATATAAAGTAGCAGAACAAGTCATGGTTGGATTGGATGGTTTACTCAACGATTGGAGTTTTGATCCATATGAATGGTATCatgatttttcatataaaattattgatggatATTTCCAATTTCCTGAAGTACAAGAATTAATACAACACccagaaaaatatcattttgatcTTGTTATCACAGAATGGATAACTTATCAATCTGTAATTGCATTTgctgatttatttaaatgtccATTAATTGGAATTTCATCGTATACAATATTTCTACATGGACACGATGCAATTGGTAATCCAACGCATCCAATTTATCAGCCGAATGCATGGGATCAATTTCGTGATCCATCATCACTTTTGGATCGTGTTTTAAGTGTTTACACTACAATTAAAGCTAGATTATATTATAACCATTTTGTtttaccaaaacaaaattatttagtgcaGAAGAATTTTGGTAAACTTGTGAATCGAAGTATTGAGGAAATGGAACATGATGTTAGTTTAGTTTTAACAAATACAAATCCTATTTTACATGGAGCGTATCCAAAAGTAGCAAATTTAATTGAGTTTGGCGGAATACACATGCAAAAATTTGTACCACTGGAAAAG GAATTACAATTATTCTTGGAAGATGCCGAAAATGGATTTATATATTTCAGTCTTGGctcaaatataaaaagttttcatttaggtgataacattattaatacaatcattaatgtatttaaaaagttacCATATAAAGTCATATGGAAGTTGGAACTTAgaaatttaacagaaaaaatgttgtttgctaatcagaaaaatatttatgtttcaaaatggTTACCACAACGTGCAATTTTAg AACACccaaaaataaaactgttcATAATGCAAGGTGGATTGCAATCAACTGAAGAAGCTCTTCGTGGTCCTAACCGAGTGcctttaataattataccattttTATCTGATCAAAATATAAATGCAGGAAGATTTGAACAACTTGGTCTTGGGAAACGTTTATTACGATCTGAAATAACTGAAgaacatttagaaaaaacaattcacGAAGTGATCAATAATACCAG gtacAAAGAATGTATTGCCGAGATAGCAAATACATTATGGGATCAACCGACAAAACCGTTGGATCGTGTTATTTGGTGGATTGAATATGTTATACGGCATAAAGGTGCTAAATATTTACGAAATCCTGCATTGAATGCAACTTGGAGTGAAGCTAATCTTTTAGAcgtttatctatttatttttagtattctaGTATTCGGTATTGTAATTCTGTATCTTATCACTAAAAGATTAATTGCTTTTagtaaatcaaaaatatctCTACGTTCGAAGAAAAAagtctaa
- the LOC123292504 gene encoding UDP-glycosyltransferase UGT4-like, with product MALIKFILICTILKSVNSANILFLSPSPMYSHSVIYFPIIRELSLRGHKVVSIIPDLINDPKLINLTEIDIHDEAYKLANQALDNGLDRLLNDWRFDLYEWYHDFSHKIMDAYFQYPDVQEIIQHPEKYHFDLVITEWLTYQSVIAFADLFKCPLIGISSYTIFSHNHEAIGNPTHPIYQPNAWNLRRDPSSFWDRVMSVYTSIKTRIYYKYFVLPKQNYLVQKNFGDRVNRSIEEMEQDVSLVLTNTHPIIHGAYPKVANFIEFFGIHKPKFVPLNKDIQSYLDSAHNGFIYFSLGSNVKSYHLSDKILKTMVNVFKKLPYKVIWKLELRSLRERLLIANQTNIYVSKWLPQRAILEHPNIKLFITQGGLQSTEEVLRSPRRVPLIIIPFLCDQNINSGRFEQLGFAKRLLLSEITEEHLQKTIHEVMTNTRYKESIAEIANMLWDQPDNPLDRAIWWIEYVIRYKGAKYLRNPALNATWNEVYLFDAYLFIFCIIVFFIVTLYLISRRLIVFTKSKISLDSKKNV from the exons ATggctttaattaaatttattttgatttgtacAATATTAAAATCTGTGAATAgtgcaaatatattatttttatcgccATCACCGATGTACAGTCACagtgttatttattttccaataattcgTGAATTATCATTACGTGGCCATAAAGTTGTATCAATAATACCTGATTTAATTAACgatccaaaattaataaatttaacagaaATCGATATCCATGACGAAGCATATAAACTAGCAAATCAAGCTTTGGACAATGGATTGGATAGATTACTCAATGATTGGCGATTTGATTTATATGAATGGTATCATGATTTTTCGCATAAAATAATGGATGCATATTTCCAATATCCTGACGTACAAGAAATAATACAACATccagaaaaatatcattttgatcTTGTTATCACAGAATGGTTAACTTATCAATCTGTAATTGCATTTgctgatttatttaaatgtccATTAATTGGAATATCAtcgtatacaattttttcacataatcaTGAAGCAATTGGTAATCCAACACATCCAATTTATCAACCAAACGCATGGAATCTTCGTAGAGATCCATCATCATTTTGGGATCGTGTTATGAGTGTTTATACTAGCATTAAAACtcgaatatattataaatattttgttttaccaaaacaaaattatttagtgcaGAAGAATTTTGGTGACCGTGTGAATCGAAGTATTGAAGAAATGGAACAAGATGTTAGTTTAGTTTTGACAAATACACATCCGATTATACATGGAGCGTATCCAAAAGTAGCaaattttattgagtttttTGGAATACATAAACCAAAATTTGTACCATTGAATAAG gATATACAGTCATATTTAGATAGTGCCCACAatggatttatatattttagtctTGGCTCGAATGTTAAAAGTTATCACTTAAGTGACAAAATACTTAAGACAATggttaatgtatttaaaaagttgCCATATAAAGTCATATGGAAGTTGGAACTTAGAAGTTTAAGAGAAAGATTATTGATTGctaatcaaacaaatatttatgtttcaaaatggTTACCACAACGTGCAATTttag AGCATCCAAATATAAAGTTATTCATAACACAAGGAGGACTCCAATCAACAGAAGAAGTTCTTCGCAGTCCTCGAAGAGTGCCTTTAATAATCATACCATTTTTATgcgatcaaaatatcaattcaGGAAGATTTGAACAACTTGGTTTTGCAAAACGTTTATTATTATCAGAAATAACCGAAgaacatttacaaaaaactattcacGAAGTGATGACAAATACCAG gTACAAAGAAAGTATTGCCGAAATAGCGAACATGTTATGGGATCAACCGGACAATCCGTTGGATCGTGCTATTTGGTGGATTGAATATGTTATACGGTATAAAGGTGCTAAATATTTACGGAATCCTGCATTGAACGCAACTTGGAATGAAGTTTATCTTTTTGacgcttatttatttattttttgtattatagtattttttattgtaactcTGTATCTTATCTCTAGAAGATTAATAGTTTTtactaaatcaaaaatatctCTAGACTCAAAGAAAAAcgtctaa